One part of the Chthonomonadales bacterium genome encodes these proteins:
- a CDS encoding ADP-ribosylglycohydrolase family protein, which translates to MRARVVGLLAAGLAVCVPAWSAPRQAVLRLPVSEYRDRMKAGWIGQMVGVAWGGPTEFKYAERIMPAADMPTWTPSMVNDAFGQDDLYVEMTFLRSLEQYGLDVSIRQAGIDFANSGYALWCANNAGRINLRKGIAPPDSSHPKFNRCPNDIDYQIEADYSGLIAPGMPRVPVGMGEKFGRLMNYGDGMYAGQFVGALYSAAFFESDLVKIVRTALAAIPAESQYAEMVRDMLDWYAADPDDWEATWARAQAKYRQDPTYQKASNGGIDAKINGAYVLMGLLYGKGDPDRTITIACRSGQDSDCNPSTAAGVLFTAMGFSRLPARFTEHLDESARFSNTAYSVPALLDVCERLARQLVRRSGGRVERDSTGEEVFVIPVRPPRPSKLELSWAPGPIAGSRYGPAEMARITAYNLPPGMQEAVDKFAPGWRIKDCGADMSPGLRAEWGGKANVLVTHPLDQGIPCVLKRTVDLPAGRASALRLVVAYDPRGDWDLVVKANGRQILRRSVDATSAPDGWMEVRVDLSAFSGKRVELELLNQPSAWSWEAGYWSAISLEP; encoded by the coding sequence ATGCGTGCGCGAGTGGTGGGCCTGCTGGCGGCGGGCCTGGCGGTGTGTGTGCCGGCGTGGTCGGCGCCACGGCAGGCTGTCCTGCGCTTGCCGGTGAGCGAGTACCGCGACCGGATGAAGGCGGGCTGGATCGGCCAGATGGTCGGCGTGGCCTGGGGCGGGCCAACCGAGTTCAAGTACGCTGAACGCATCATGCCCGCCGCCGACATGCCGACCTGGACGCCGAGCATGGTCAACGATGCCTTCGGGCAGGACGACCTCTACGTGGAGATGACCTTCCTGCGCAGCCTGGAGCAGTACGGCCTGGACGTCTCCATCCGGCAGGCCGGCATCGACTTCGCCAACAGCGGCTACGCGCTGTGGTGCGCCAACAACGCGGGCCGCATTAACCTGCGCAAGGGCATCGCCCCCCCGGACTCCAGCCACCCGAAGTTCAACCGATGCCCCAACGACATCGACTACCAGATCGAGGCCGACTACTCCGGCCTGATCGCGCCGGGCATGCCGCGGGTGCCGGTCGGCATGGGCGAGAAGTTCGGGCGCCTGATGAACTACGGCGACGGCATGTACGCCGGGCAGTTCGTGGGAGCGCTCTACAGCGCGGCGTTCTTCGAGAGCGACCTGGTGAAGATCGTTCGGACGGCGCTGGCCGCCATCCCGGCCGAGAGCCAGTACGCCGAGATGGTGCGCGACATGCTGGACTGGTACGCGGCGGACCCGGACGATTGGGAGGCGACCTGGGCCAGGGCACAGGCGAAGTACCGGCAGGACCCGACCTACCAGAAGGCGTCCAACGGCGGGATCGACGCCAAGATCAACGGCGCCTACGTGCTGATGGGCCTGCTGTACGGCAAGGGTGACCCGGACCGCACCATCACGATCGCCTGCCGAAGCGGTCAGGACTCGGACTGTAACCCCTCCACCGCGGCCGGCGTGCTCTTCACCGCGATGGGTTTCTCGCGCCTGCCCGCGCGCTTCACGGAGCACCTGGACGAGAGCGCGCGCTTCAGCAACACCGCCTACAGCGTGCCGGCGCTGCTGGACGTCTGCGAGAGGCTCGCCCGGCAGCTCGTCCGCCGCTCCGGCGGGCGCGTTGAACGTGACTCCACGGGCGAGGAGGTGTTCGTCATCCCGGTGCGGCCGCCCCGCCCGAGCAAGCTGGAGCTGAGCTGGGCGCCGGGCCCCATCGCCGGAAGCCGCTATGGTCCGGCCGAGATGGCGCGCATCACCGCATACAACCTGCCGCCCGGGATGCAGGAGGCCGTCGACAAGTTCGCGCCCGGCTGGCGGATCAAGGACTGCGGCGCCGATATGAGCCCCGGCCTGCGCGCGGAGTGGGGCGGCAAGGCGAACGTGCTCGTGACGCATCCGCTGGACCAGGGCATCCCGTGCGTCCTTAAGCGCACCGTGGACCTGCCGGCCGGCCGTGCCTCGGCGCTGCGGTTGGTGGTGGCGTATGACCCTAGAGGCGACTGGGACCTGGTGGTGAAGGCGAACGGGCGCCAGATCCTCCGGCGGTCGGTGGATGCGACGTCCGCGCCGGACGGCTGGATGGAGGTGCGGGTCGACCTCTCCGCCTTCTCCGGCAAGCGGGTCGAGCTGGAGTTGCTCAACCAGCCTTCCGCCTGGTCGTGGGAGGCTGGCTACTGGTCAGCCATCTCGCTGGAGCCGTAG